The DNA window CAAGGACGAGGGCGACCGCATGGCCGCCACCGTCACCTTCGTCGTCACCGCGTCGGGGCTGACGCTGTTCGGCGTTGGTGCCGCATTCTGGGGCCTGATTGCCGGCCTGGTCGTGCTTTTCCTCGAAGAACTCAAGAAGCGACAATCATTTCAGCCGCTTGTCCGGATTTTGCGGGCATTGTCCTGAATCGCCGTGGGCGACTGTCGTGTTGATGTCAACGAGCGCCGCAAGCTCAACGAGTCGCCTGCGACGCTCTGCAGGCATTCAGCCATTACGAAACGTGTAAGCATAGCCGTTAATGGCCGGAGCGCCGCCAAGGTGGGCGTAGAGCACCTTCGACCCTTCGGGGAAATAGCCCTTCCTCACCAGGTCGATCATGCCCTGCATGGATTTTCCCTCGTAGACAGGATCGGTAATCATGCCTTCAAGGCGCGCGCACAGGCGGATTGCTTCCTTCGTCTCCTGCGAGGGCACGCCGTAGACCGGGTAGGCATAATCCTCGATGAGGATCACATCGTCTTCACCGAGCTCCTTGCCGAGTTCGACCAGCGCCGCCGTGGCCCGCGCGATATCCAGCACTTGCGCCTTGGTCTGCGCCGGAGTGCAGGATGCGTCGATGCCGATCACCTTGCGCTCGCGGCCGTCCTTGGCGAAGCCGACCACCATGCCGGCATGGGTAGAGCCGGTGACGGTACAGACGACGATGTAGTCGAAGGCAAGGCCGAGTTCCTTCTCCTGCGCGCGCACCTCTTCGGCGAAGCCGACGTAGCCCAGGCCGCCATATTTATGCACCGAAGCCCCGGCCGGAATCGGATAAGGTTTGCCGCCTTTGGCTTTCACATCCGCAATCGCCTGTTCCCAGCTTTCCCTGATTCCGATGTCGAAGCCCTCATCGACCATCTGGACATCGGCGCCCATGATCCGGCTCAGAAGGATGTTGCCGACGCGATCATAGACGGCGTCCTCGTGGGGCACCCAGCTTTCCTGCACCAGGCGGCATTTCATGCCGATTTTCGCTGCGACGGCCGCCACCATGCGCGTATGGTTGGATTGAACACCGCCGATCGAAACCAGCGTGTCGGCGTTTGAGGCGATCGCGTCCGGGATAATGTATTCGAGCTTGCGCAGCTTGTTGCCGCCGAAGGCGAGGCCGGAATTGCAATCTTCCCGCTTGGCATAGAGATCGACCTTCCCGCCGAGATGAGCGCTGAGCCGATCCAGTTTCTCGATATGGGTCGGTCCAAATGTGAGCGGATAGCGTTCGAACTTCTCCAACATGAGAAATCCTCCTCTGATTGTAATTTTGATACTGGAAACACTATCATTTTTCCCTTGAAAGGTGCTCTCTAAGATCGAGCAGAAAATGCCCTGAATCTAAATCTCTGACGCGAAAACGTTATTTTTCTTCGATAAAGTGCCTCAATAGCGGAAGAATCTTCCATGAAAGCGTCGCTCGACCGGATCGACCTCAGAATGTTGCGCCTGCTCCAGGACAATGGGCGGCTGACCAATGCGGAGCTGGCGCAGTCGGTTGTTGTCAGTCCGGCGACGTGCCATCGCCGCACGCAACGCTTGTTCGATGAAGGCTACATCAGCCATGTCAGGGCGGTGGTGACGCCACGGAAGGTCGACAGAGGCGCGCTGGTGATGGTTGGTGTCGTCCTCGACCGCTCGACCCCGGAAAGTTTCGCGGAATTCGAGAAGGCAGTCGCGAAGCTGAAATTCATTCTTGATTGCCATCTGGTGGCAGGCGACTTCGATTATTTTCTGAAGATCAGGGTCGGTGACATGGCGGATTTCAACCGGATCCATGGGGATCAGTTGATCGCATTGCCCGGCGTCCGCCAGACGAGGACGTTCTTCGTCATGAAGGAGGTCGTCGACAACGCGCCGCTGGATTTTTGAAAGGGACGGGTTCCCGGCCGATGCATCAGACCATTGTACCGCCGGCGGCATTGCCACTGCTCTTCATGCCCGGTCGTGCTTTTCCTCGACAGTCTCAAAAAGCGATAATCATTTCAGTTGCTTGTCCGGTTTTGGCGGACATTGTCTTGAATCGCCGTTTTTCTCTTCCCATTTCGATTCCACGCAGCCGGGTTTGGCTGTCTCCAACCGAAGGAATGGGAGAAAATGAACACATCTGCATTGATCCGTCCGGCCTGGACGCCGGCGACCATCGCGTTGATGGTTGTGGGTTTCATGGTGTTCTGGCCACTCGGCTTCGCCATGCTTGCCTACATCATCTGGGGCGATCGCCTCGACGGCTTCAAGCGTGACGTCAACCGCGCGACCGACGGCATCTTCGCCGGCTGCCGCCGCGGTTCCGACAAGGCCGCGCGCTGGGGCAATGGTTCCGCCCGCACCGGCAACGTCGCTTTCGACGACTGGCGCGAAAAGGAACTTGAGCGCCTGAACGAAGAGCGCCGCAAGCTCGACGAGATGCTGACCCAGTTCGACGAGTATGCCCGCGAATTGCGCCGCGCCAAGGATCAGGACGAGTTCGACCGCTTCATGGCCAACCGCAACAAGTCGACGGCGCCGACGAAGACCGATCCGGGCACGGGAACGACGACCACCAAGCGTGGCAAGGGCTCGAACCTGCTTGACGACTGAGGCCAAGCGACAGGCCACATCGTGAAAAAAACGGCGTCGCGCGAGCGGCGCCGTTTCTTTTTTGTTCTATTCGTTTTCCTCGAATCACGTATCGTTGCGCCATGTCATTCGGCTTCTTCCGCAACCTGACAAAGCCCAAGCCCGCGCCAGTCGAAGAGCGCGAGCACGTCGTTGCCGGCCGCTCATTGCCGCTCAAGATCGTCGAGAACGATCGCGCGAGGCGGCTGACGCTGCGCATCGATTCAGGCGGTCGCGGCCTGCGCATCACCGTGCCGCCCGGCCTGCGCCGGGGCGAGGTGGAAAAATTTCTCGACCGCCATCAGGACTGGCTGGAACAGCGGCTGGCCAAAGTGCCGGCCCGGCCGCAGGTGCGGCCCGGCATCAAGATTCCGGTGCGCGGCGTGGCGCACCGCATCGTCCATGAGCCTTCGAAACGCGGCACCGTCACCGTGTCGCGCGACGAGCGCGGTCCGCTGCTGATCGTGCATGGCGAGCGCATACACCTGCCGCGCCGCATCGCCGATTTCCTCAAGCGCGAGGCCAAGCGCGAGATCGAGAAGCTGGTGGTCAAGCACACCGAGACGCTGGGCAAGCGCGCCAAGGCGATCCGCTTCAAGGACACGTCAAGCCGCTGGGGATCCTGCACCTCCGACGGCAATCTGTCGTTTTCCTGGCGCATCATGATGGCGCCGTCGCCAGTCATCAATTACCTCGTCGCGCATGAAGTGGCGCATCTGAAAGAGATGAACCACGGTCCGAAATTCTGGAAACTGTGCGAGCAGCTCTGCCCGGACACCGAGCGCTGCAAGGCATGGCTGAAGCGCAATGGCGGCGCGCTGCAGGCGATCGCGTTCGAGTAGTGATGGGCGAAGTGAGGCCTTGAGGGCTGTCCGCTGTTAACGGTGCAAACGTTGGAGATTGGCTGAGCAGTCTCAACTTCGTCATCCTAGGGCGAAGCAAGGAGCGAAGCGACGCGGCGCAGACCCTAGGATCCATGCCGCGACGCACGAGCGCCGCAGCGGAGCAGAATTGGGATCGTCGCAACGCGGAAAACGCCGCCATTCTCCACCGCCGCATCCTTCGGTGGATGTCACGGCATGGATCCTAGGGTCTGCGCTCCGCTTCGCGTCGCTCCGCCCTAGGATGACGAAATTCAATCGTCATTCGCGGCGTTCAACTCCTCCGGTCGCAACCCCTCATCGCCATGATGCGGCCACGGCAAGAAGTTGCCATCGAAGGCATCGCTGCCGAAATAGTCGAGCGCGCGGTGCGCTTCGGCGCCGTTGAAGGCGGCCTTGTCCATCAGGTGCGCAATGACCTCGCGCGCCTGCGTGATCTTCTGTTTGAGTTCGGCAACGGTTCTCTCGGCCATGATCGTGCTCCCGCCTTGCATCCTGTCCATTCATAGGTAGCGCCTTTGGCCGTGCCGGCAAACAGCATGCTTTTTCTCGACTCTTTTCGCTTTTCATGCCAATTCCCGCGCCATGGCACTCGACATCAAGATCTGCGGCTTGAAGACCGACGCGGCAATGGCCGCGGCGCTGGCCGGCGGCGCCAGTCATGTCGGCTTTATTTTCTTTGCCAAGAGCCCTCGTTATGTCGAACCTGCCGAGGCTGGCCGCCTGCGTGAGGCGGCGCGCGGCAAGGCTTTGGCGGTTGCCGTCACCGTCGATGCCAGCGACGCCTTCCTGGATGAGATCGTTGCCAAGATGCAGCCCGACATGTTGCAGCTGCACGGCGCGGAAACGCCGGAGCGGGTGGCCGAGGTCAAGGCCCGCTATGGCTTGCCAGTGATGAAGGCGCTGCCGCTCGGCGAGGCTGCCGATCTCGAGCGGATAAAGCCATTCATCGGCATAGCAGACCGGTTTCTGTTCGACGCCAAGCCGCCGAAAGGCTCCGAACTGCCGGGCGGCAATGGTGTTGCCTTCGACTGGCGCATTCTCGCCGGCCTTGACGGCGGCGTCGATTACATGCTTTCCGGTGGGCTCAACGCCGCCAATATCGGCGATGCCCTTCGGCTTGCCAACCCGCCCGGAATAGATATTTCCTCAGGCGTGGAAAGCGCGCCGGGTGTCAAGGATCCGGCGCTGATCGAACAGTTTTTCCGGGCCGTCCGGGCAGCACGCGACGACCGCGCCGCCTAAAGCCCTAAACGACAAGCCAGGAGATCGGCGATGAACAAGCCGGCGACACCCAATTCCTTCCGCACCGGGCCCGACGAACAGGGTATGTTCGGCATTTTCGGCGGTCGTTTCGTTGCCGAAACGCTGATGCCACTGATCCTCGACCTGGAGCGTCACTGGAACGAGGTCAAGAACGATGCGGATTTCAGGGCCGAACTGACTGACCTTTCGACCCATTATGCCGGGCGGCCGTCGAAGCTCTATTTCGCCGAGGGGCTGACCAGACATCTCGGTGGCGCAAAGGTCTATTTCAAGCGCGAGGATCTGAACCACACCGGTTCGCACAAGATCAACAACTGCCTCGGCCAGATCCTGCTGGCCAAGCGCATGGGCAAGAAGCGCATCATCGCCGAGACCGGCGCCGGCCAGCACGGCGTGGCCTCGGCCACGGTCGCGGCGCGCTTCGGCTTTCCCTGCGTCGTCTATATGGGCGCGACCGACGTTGCCCGGCAGAGCCCCAATGTCTTCCGCATGAAGCTGCTCGGCGCCGAAGTGCGGCCGGTGACATCAGGTCACGGCACACTGAAGGACGCCATGAACGAGGCGCTGCGCGACTGGGTGACCAATGTCGAGGACACCTATTACCTGATCGGCACCGCCGCCGGCCCGCACCCCTATCCGGAGCTGGTGCGCGACTTCCAGTCGGTGATCGGCATCGAGGCGCGGGCGCAGATCCTCGAACAGGAAGGCCGGCTGCCCGACACCATCATCGCCGCCGTCGGCGGTGGTTCGAACGCCATTGGCCTGTTCCATCCCTTCCTCGACGACAAGGAGGTCCGCATCATCGGCATCGAAGCCGGCGGCCGCGGTCTCGACGGCATCGAGCATTGCGCCTCGATGAATGCCGGAAAACCCGGCGTGCTGCACGGCAACCGCACCTATCTCCTGCAGAACTCCGACGGCCAGATCATGGACGGGCATTCGATTTCGGCCGGCCTCGATTATCCCGGCGTCGGCCCGGAGCATTCCTGGCTGCGCGATTCAGGCCGCGTCGAATATGTGCCGATCCTCGATGACGAGGCGCTGGAGGCCTTCAAGCTGACGACGCGCGTCGAAGGCATCATCCCGGCGCTGGAATCCGCGCACGCCATCGCGCATGCGGTGAAGATCGTGCCCGCCATGGACAAGGACCAGATCGTCATCGTCAATCTGTCCGGCCGTGGCGACAAGGACGTGCATACGGTGGCCTCGATGCTGGGCATGGAGATCTGATCATGGTGACCCGCATCGATCGCCGCATGGCGAAGCTGAAGACCGAAGGCCGCCCTGCGCTTGTCACCTATTTCATGGGCGGCGACCCGGACTACGACACCTCGCTGTCGATCATGAAGGCGCTTCCCGGCGCAGGTTCCGACATCATCGAGCTCGGCATGCCGTTCTCCGATCCGATGGCCGACGGCCCGGCGATCCAGGCGGCGGGCCTCAGGGCGCTGAAAGGCGGCCAGACGCTGGTCAAGACGCTGAAGATGGCGGCCGACTTCCGCGCCGGCGACAATGAAACGCCGATCGTGCTGATGGGCTACTACAACCCGATCTACATCTATGGCGTCGACCGCTTCCTCAAGGATGCGATCGCCAGCGGCATCGATGGATTGATCGTCGTCGACCTGCCGCCGGAGATGGACGAGGAACTCTGCATTCCGGCGCTCAAGGCCGGCATCAATTTCATCCGGCTGGCAACGCCGACCACCGACGACAAGCGCCTGCCCAAGGTGCTGCAGAACACGTCGGGCTTCGTCTATTACGTGTCGATGACCGGCATCACCGGCTCGGCGCTTGCCGACACCGGCAAGGTGGCTGCGGCGGTCAAGCGCATCAAGGGCCATACCGACCTGCCGGTCTGCGTCGGCTTCGGCGTCAAGACCGCCGAGCAGGCACGGGTGATCGGCGCCAATGCCGACGGCGTCGTCGTCGGCACCGCGATCGTCAATGCGGTGGCCAATGTGCTGGGACCGAAGGGCGAGAAGACCGCCGACCCGGCCGAAGCCGTCGCCACGCTGGTCAGCGGACTTGCGCAAGGTGTGCGCTCGGCCCGCCTTGCTGCTGCCGAATAGTTTCCCTACGTCTTTAGCCAAATCTTCGTCAGGACAGGAGCCGAAGCGATGAACTGGATCACCAATTACGTTCGCCCGAAGATCAATTCGATGCTCGGCCGGCGCACCGACATGCCCGAGAATCTCTGGATCAAGGATCCGGAGACCGGCGAAATGGTGTTCCACAAGGATCTGGAATCCAACCAGTTCGTCATCCCTTCTTCCGGCCATCACATGAAGATCTCGGCCAAGGAGCGGCTGAGATTCTTCTTCGACGACGGCAAATACGAGACCCTGGACAACCCCAAGGTCATGCAGGATCCGCTGAAATTCCGCGACGAGAAGCGCTATGTCGACCGGCTGAAGGACGCCAAGGCCAAGACCGGCCTCGAAGACGCGATCATCAATGCGCTGGGGACCGTCGAAGGCCTGCCGGTTGTGGTCACGGTGCAGGATTTTGCCTTCATGGGCGGTTCGCTCGGCATGGCCGCCGGCGACGCCATCGTGCACGGCTTTGAGGCTGCTCTGCAGCGCAAGCGGCCGCTGATCCTGTTTGCCGCCTCCGGCGGCGCCCGCATGCAGGAAGGTATTTTGTCCCTCATGCAATTGCCGAGGACCACGGTCGGCGTCGACCGGCTGAAGGAAGCCGGCCTTCCCTACATCGTCGTTTTGACCAACCCGACCACCGGCGGCGTCACCGCCTCCTACGCCATGCTGGGCGACGTGCACATAGCCGAGCCCGGCGCGCTTATCGGCTTTGCCGGACCGCGCGTCATCGAACAGACCATCCGGGAAAAACTGCCCGACGGCTTCCAGCGCTCCGAATATCTGATGGAGCACGGCATGGTCGACATGGTGGTGTCGCGGCTGGAACTGCGCGAAACCATCGCGCGGCTGCTGAAGATGCTGCTCAAGCTGCCGGAGGAGCAAAAGCCGCTGGAGCCGGAAGTCCTGCCGCCGGCAACAATTCCGGCCGAGGCACGTCCGCAGGCCTGACGCGACAAGAAGCGCCGCGAACAGCGATTGCGCCTTGTCCCCGGCGCGCTGTAGCTTTTTGAATTGGCATGGCCCTTTGTGAAACCGATTCTGGTTTTTCGGGGTCATGCGCCAGGATTGCGCCATGACAACGCTTGCCGCCGACCGCGAAATCGAAGCCCTGATGGCGCTTCACCCGAAAGGCTTCGACCTTTCGCTCGATCGCATTTCGCGGCTCTTGGAGCGGCTTGATAATCCGCAGGATCGGCTGCCGCCGGTGATCCACATTGCCGGCACCAACGGCAAGGGTTCGTGCGCTGCCTTTTCGCGCGCCCTGCTCGAGGCGGCGGACTACCGCGTCCATGTCCACACCTCGCCGCATCTGGTCAACTGGCACGAGCGCTACCGGCTGGCCGCCGATGGCGGCGGCAGGCTGGTCGAGGACAGGGTTTTCGCCGACGCCATCGCGCGCGTCGCCAGAGCCAATGAAGGCGAGACGATCACCGTCTTCGAGATCCTCACCGCGGTCACCTTCCTCTTGTTTTCCGAACACCAGGCCGACGCCGCCATCATCGAGGTCGGGCTCGGCGGCCGCTTCGACGCGACCAATGTCGTCAAGGAGCCAGCCGTATCGGTGATCATGCCGGTGTCGCTCGACCACGAGGCCTATCTTGGCGACCGTGTCGAACTGATCGCCGCCGAAAAGGCCGGCATCATCAAGCGCGGCTGCCCGGTGGTCATCGGTGCACAGGAAAGCGAGACGGCACTGCAGGTGCTGATCGAAACCGCCGAACGGCTGGAGTGCCCGACCTTCGTCTACGGCCAGGATTTCCTCGCCTTCGAGGAAAACGGCCGCATGGTCTACCAGGACGAAGACGGCTTGATGGACCTGCCGCCGCCCCGGCTGCCCGGACGCCACCAGTTCGCCAATGCGGCGGCGGCGATCGCCGCGGTCAAGGCGGCCGGTTTCGAAATCAGCCATCGCGCCGCCGAAAAGGCGATGATCAACGTAGCCTGGCCCGGCCGCATGCAGAAGCTGGCGCAGGGCCGGCTGGCCGAACTGGCGCCGAAGGGCGCCGACATCTGGCTCGACGGCGGCCACAATCCGGGCGCCGGTGTGGTGATTGCCGAAGCGCTGGCCGAGCAGGAAGAAAAGAACCCGCGGCCGCTCTTCCTCATCTCCGGCATGATCAACACCAAGGACCAGAGCGGCTATTTCCGTGCCTTCAAAGGCCTCGCCCGCCATGTCTACACGGTGCCGGTGAGCCTGAGCGAGGCCGGCGTGCCGAACGACGAACTGGCGGTCCGGGCGACGGAAGCGGGACTGACGGCCGAGCCGGTTAGTTCCGTCGCCAGCGCGCTGATGCTGCTGCGCGACACATGGGATGGCCCGGCGCCGCGCATCCTGATCGGCGGTTCATTGTACCTGGCCGGCGCGGTCCTGGCCGAGAACGGCACGCCGCCGAGCTGAGGTCGGATTTTTCTGCGAGGAACCCGTCATGATCAAGGTCAAGCAGCTCGCCCACGTCTGCATCTTCGCACATGACCTGGAGGCAACGCGAAGCTTCTATCGCGACGTCCTTGGCCTGGATACGCAGTTCAATTTCCTGCGCGACGGCAAGATTTTCGGGTTCTACCTCAATTGCGGCGGGCGCAGCCATGTCGAGGTGTTCCAGAAGGACGGAGCTCGCTACCGCGACCTGAACCAGATCAACCATCTCTGCCTCGAAGTGGAGAACATTGACGCCGCGATCGCCCATATCAAGTCGAAGGGGATAGACGTCACGTCAAAGAAACTCGCCTGCGACGACACGTTTCAGGCCTGGGTACGCGATCCCAACGACGTGAAGATCGAGTTGTTCGAGTATACCGAAAAAAGTGCGCAATTCATCGGCGGCGATCGTATCGCCGACTGGTGACCGGAGCAATTCCAGGAAAAGTATGAGCGGTCCTTGGGAATTGCGTCAGAAAAGAGATGGCGCAGTTCGCCGTTTCCGTGAAACGGTGAACTGCTCTAGAAATCCCAAGGCGAGATCAGCTCAAGGTTGGCCGGGTCGAAGTCGTTGAGATTACGTGTTGCCAGCCGACCGCCATTCACGCGTACTATCGCTGCAATCATGCCATCGGGTGCCGACATGCCCCGGCCCTGACGCGTCGCGGTTCCCATAATCTCGCCATAAGCCAGAGCCGCCTCCTCCGTCAGCCCAAAAATACGGTCGGCAAAGCGATGGCGCCACTGAGAGAGTCCTTGCTCCAGGCGATCGGCACGCTCATCAGGTCGTATCTTCTGGATGCCGAAAGCGATTTCGGCAATCGCCACCGTGGGAAGCGCCAGTTCGGCATCGTTGCGGACCAGCCAAGCCATGACAGCAGCGTCAGGCGCCTTTCTAAGGGTCTCCGAAATCACATTGGTGTCGACGAAAATCAAAGCTCCGGCCCTGTATGGACCTTGCGGCTTTCCCGGATGATTTCTTCCAGATCAATGTCCGCGCTACTGCTTGCCGTCAGGCGAGAGTAGAAGGCGGATGCCGGTTCTCGTCCGGCCTCCCGAATCTCATAGGATTCAAGCGCGCGTTCGACGATATCAGCTATTGAGCGGTTTTCGCGACGAGCGAGCCGATGAGCAAGATCACGTGCTTTTGCGCTGCGGACGGAAAGCTGGGGCTCGGCCATTTCAAAATCTCTTTGAGAAAGATATAGCCTCATTGGGACGTGCCATCAAGATGGCACGTGATGGCACGCCATCACTTCAGTTCGATCTCGATGAATGCGTATTCGCCTTCATTGGCGTTGATGACGTCGTGCTCGACGCCCTCCTTGCGGAAATAGGGCGCGCCCTTCTTCATTTCGGCGAAGGATTCGCCGTCCTTGGTCAACAGCTTTACCTTGCCGTCCATCAGCGGCACGACGACATAGTCGTGGCCGTGGCGGTGCCAGCCGGTGTTTTCGCCCGGTGCGAAGCGGTACTCGGTGACGATGACACGCTCATTGTCGATGAAGACTGTGGCCTTGGCGGATCCGGTCATGGGGTTCTCCTGTCTCGCTCAAGCAGATGACATGGAGTGCCCAGACGCGAGAGCCAGTGCCTGTTACCGATGACGCCAACAAAAAGCCCGGCGCGAGGCCGGGCTTGATATCGGGAATTTCAGATGGATCAGGCGAGGTTGCCGTTGATCCAGTGCGACAGCGCGGTCTTCGGCGCGGCGCCGATCTTGATGTCGGCCATTTCGCCGCCCTTGAAGATCATCAGCGTCGGGATCGAGCGCACGCCGAACTGGGCGGCAAGCTCCGGATTCTCGTCGATGTTGAGCTTGGCGATCTTCACCTTGGCGCCGAGTTCGGTGGCGATGTCTTCGAGCGCCGGCGCGATCATCTTGCAGGGACCGCACCATTCCGCCCAGAAATCGACGACGACCGGTACGTTGGCGTCAAGCACGTCAGCCTGGAAGTTGCTCTTGTCGACCTTCACGGTTGCCATATGGAAAAATCCTTTTGAAAGTTTTTGTCCCACCAAATGTGGTGGTGATCGCGCCCTTCTTCAAGCAGGTGTTGTGTCACGCTCGCGTGAGTCGAGCAAGTGCGTCGTCCATGGCACTGGCCGGCAGTTCGATCAGCCGCGGCGCCTCGGTGAACAGCAAGGCCGCCTTGACCGAGCGGCCGGGATAGAGCGGTTGCAACAAGGAGCGATAGAGGGCGAGCTGGAGCAGGTAGGCCGGCGGCACCTCGGCGAGGGTGGCGGGCGCCGGCCGGTTGGTCTTGTAGTCGACGATCGACACACTGTCCGATGTCACCGCCAGCCGGTCGATCTTGCCGGAAATCGAGCGCTTCTTGCCCTTGACCTCCAGGCTGCCCATGATTGCGACCTCGGCACGCGACGATGGCGCAAACAGCTGACCGAAGCCGGGATCAGCAAGGATTGACGTGACCG is part of the Mesorhizobium loti genome and encodes:
- a CDS encoding 1-aminocyclopropane-1-carboxylate deaminase is translated as MLEKFERYPLTFGPTHIEKLDRLSAHLGGKVDLYAKREDCNSGLAFGGNKLRKLEYIIPDAIASNADTLVSIGGVQSNHTRMVAAVAAKIGMKCRLVQESWVPHEDAVYDRVGNILLSRIMGADVQMVDEGFDIGIRESWEQAIADVKAKGGKPYPIPAGASVHKYGGLGYVGFAEEVRAQEKELGLAFDYIVVCTVTGSTHAGMVVGFAKDGRERKVIGIDASCTPAQTKAQVLDIARATAALVELGKELGEDDVILIEDYAYPVYGVPSQETKEAIRLCARLEGMITDPVYEGKSMQGMIDLVRKGYFPEGSKVLYAHLGGAPAINGYAYTFRNG
- a CDS encoding AsnC family transcriptional regulator, whose product is MKASLDRIDLRMLRLLQDNGRLTNAELAQSVVVSPATCHRRTQRLFDEGYISHVRAVVTPRKVDRGALVMVGVVLDRSTPESFAEFEKAVAKLKFILDCHLVAGDFDYFLKIRVGDMADFNRIHGDQLIALPGVRQTRTFFVMKEVVDNAPLDF
- a CDS encoding DUF2852 domain-containing protein, whose protein sequence is MNTSALIRPAWTPATIALMVVGFMVFWPLGFAMLAYIIWGDRLDGFKRDVNRATDGIFAGCRRGSDKAARWGNGSARTGNVAFDDWREKELERLNEERRKLDEMLTQFDEYARELRRAKDQDEFDRFMANRNKSTAPTKTDPGTGTTTTKRGKGSNLLDD
- a CDS encoding M48 family metallopeptidase yields the protein MSFGFFRNLTKPKPAPVEEREHVVAGRSLPLKIVENDRARRLTLRIDSGGRGLRITVPPGLRRGEVEKFLDRHQDWLEQRLAKVPARPQVRPGIKIPVRGVAHRIVHEPSKRGTVTVSRDERGPLLIVHGERIHLPRRIADFLKREAKREIEKLVVKHTETLGKRAKAIRFKDTSSRWGSCTSDGNLSFSWRIMMAPSPVINYLVAHEVAHLKEMNHGPKFWKLCEQLCPDTERCKAWLKRNGGALQAIAFE
- a CDS encoding phosphoribosylanthranilate isomerase codes for the protein MALDIKICGLKTDAAMAAALAGGASHVGFIFFAKSPRYVEPAEAGRLREAARGKALAVAVTVDASDAFLDEIVAKMQPDMLQLHGAETPERVAEVKARYGLPVMKALPLGEAADLERIKPFIGIADRFLFDAKPPKGSELPGGNGVAFDWRILAGLDGGVDYMLSGGLNAANIGDALRLANPPGIDISSGVESAPGVKDPALIEQFFRAVRAARDDRAA
- the trpB gene encoding tryptophan synthase subunit beta, which codes for MNKPATPNSFRTGPDEQGMFGIFGGRFVAETLMPLILDLERHWNEVKNDADFRAELTDLSTHYAGRPSKLYFAEGLTRHLGGAKVYFKREDLNHTGSHKINNCLGQILLAKRMGKKRIIAETGAGQHGVASATVAARFGFPCVVYMGATDVARQSPNVFRMKLLGAEVRPVTSGHGTLKDAMNEALRDWVTNVEDTYYLIGTAAGPHPYPELVRDFQSVIGIEARAQILEQEGRLPDTIIAAVGGGSNAIGLFHPFLDDKEVRIIGIEAGGRGLDGIEHCASMNAGKPGVLHGNRTYLLQNSDGQIMDGHSISAGLDYPGVGPEHSWLRDSGRVEYVPILDDEALEAFKLTTRVEGIIPALESAHAIAHAVKIVPAMDKDQIVIVNLSGRGDKDVHTVASMLGMEI
- a CDS encoding tryptophan synthase subunit alpha; its protein translation is MVTRIDRRMAKLKTEGRPALVTYFMGGDPDYDTSLSIMKALPGAGSDIIELGMPFSDPMADGPAIQAAGLRALKGGQTLVKTLKMAADFRAGDNETPIVLMGYYNPIYIYGVDRFLKDAIASGIDGLIVVDLPPEMDEELCIPALKAGINFIRLATPTTDDKRLPKVLQNTSGFVYYVSMTGITGSALADTGKVAAAVKRIKGHTDLPVCVGFGVKTAEQARVIGANADGVVVGTAIVNAVANVLGPKGEKTADPAEAVATLVSGLAQGVRSARLAAAE
- a CDS encoding acetyl-CoA carboxylase carboxyltransferase subunit beta; the protein is MNWITNYVRPKINSMLGRRTDMPENLWIKDPETGEMVFHKDLESNQFVIPSSGHHMKISAKERLRFFFDDGKYETLDNPKVMQDPLKFRDEKRYVDRLKDAKAKTGLEDAIINALGTVEGLPVVVTVQDFAFMGGSLGMAAGDAIVHGFEAALQRKRPLILFAASGGARMQEGILSLMQLPRTTVGVDRLKEAGLPYIVVLTNPTTGGVTASYAMLGDVHIAEPGALIGFAGPRVIEQTIREKLPDGFQRSEYLMEHGMVDMVVSRLELRETIARLLKMLLKLPEEQKPLEPEVLPPATIPAEARPQA
- a CDS encoding bifunctional folylpolyglutamate synthase/dihydrofolate synthase, which produces MTTLAADREIEALMALHPKGFDLSLDRISRLLERLDNPQDRLPPVIHIAGTNGKGSCAAFSRALLEAADYRVHVHTSPHLVNWHERYRLAADGGGRLVEDRVFADAIARVARANEGETITVFEILTAVTFLLFSEHQADAAIIEVGLGGRFDATNVVKEPAVSVIMPVSLDHEAYLGDRVELIAAEKAGIIKRGCPVVIGAQESETALQVLIETAERLECPTFVYGQDFLAFEENGRMVYQDEDGLMDLPPPRLPGRHQFANAAAAIAAVKAAGFEISHRAAEKAMINVAWPGRMQKLAQGRLAELAPKGADIWLDGGHNPGAGVVIAEALAEQEEKNPRPLFLISGMINTKDQSGYFRAFKGLARHVYTVPVSLSEAGVPNDELAVRATEAGLTAEPVSSVASALMLLRDTWDGPAPRILIGGSLYLAGAVLAENGTPPS
- a CDS encoding VOC family protein, whose amino-acid sequence is MIKVKQLAHVCIFAHDLEATRSFYRDVLGLDTQFNFLRDGKIFGFYLNCGGRSHVEVFQKDGARYRDLNQINHLCLEVENIDAAIAHIKSKGIDVTSKKLACDDTFQAWVRDPNDVKIELFEYTEKSAQFIGGDRIADW
- a CDS encoding type II toxin-antitoxin system VapC family toxin codes for the protein MIFVDTNVISETLRKAPDAAVMAWLVRNDAELALPTVAIAEIAFGIQKIRPDERADRLEQGLSQWRHRFADRIFGLTEEAALAYGEIMGTATRQGRGMSAPDGMIAAIVRVNGGRLATRNLNDFDPANLELISPWDF
- a CDS encoding plasmid stabilization protein, with product MAEPQLSVRSAKARDLAHRLARRENRSIADIVERALESYEIREAGREPASAFYSRLTASSSADIDLEEIIRESRKVHTGPEL
- a CDS encoding cupin, whose amino-acid sequence is MTGSAKATVFIDNERVIVTEYRFAPGENTGWHRHGHDYVVVPLMDGKVKLLTKDGESFAEMKKGAPYFRKEGVEHDVINANEGEYAFIEIELK
- the trxA gene encoding thioredoxin, translated to MATVKVDKSNFQADVLDANVPVVVDFWAEWCGPCKMIAPALEDIATELGAKVKIAKLNIDENPELAAQFGVRSIPTLMIFKGGEMADIKIGAAPKTALSHWINGNLA